In Phreatobacter aquaticus, a single genomic region encodes these proteins:
- the livM gene encoding high-affinity branched-chain amino acid ABC transporter permease LivM, translating to MTDIPAAASPSRVSAALKDAFFSGLIATGVFGPLIGFKTVQDMQNRLVLENRWGLLAIIVALVAAGRFLISLYSTRARSDQPKAASTFVLPKTVRDGLPAAGLVVLFMYPLMIYSVTGGSGALKWIDNFGIQILIYIMLAWGLNIVVGLAGLLDLGYVAFYAVGAYAYALLATQVIPATFPVLGPWAFWVCLPVAGILAAMWGVLLGFPVLRLRGDYLAIVTLAFGEIIRLVLINWKEFSNGYEGISTIPRPTFFGTPFNASDTGFAAVWGLEFSPVYRTMFLYYVIVCLSLLTAWVSMRLRHLPVGRAWEALREDEIACRSLGINTVNTKLTAFAIGAMFGGFAGSFFAARQGFISPESFTFMESATILAIVVLGGMGSLLGTAIAAVAMIGGTELLRELDWMKAIFGNDFDPVQYRMLIFGFAMVAIMIWKPRGFVSTRMPTAFLKTRRLVSSAHVKEGHG from the coding sequence GTGACAGACATTCCCGCCGCTGCCAGTCCGTCCCGCGTATCGGCCGCGCTGAAGGACGCTTTCTTCTCCGGCCTGATCGCCACCGGCGTGTTCGGCCCGCTGATCGGCTTCAAGACCGTTCAGGACATGCAGAACCGGCTGGTTCTGGAAAACCGCTGGGGCCTGCTGGCGATCATTGTCGCCCTGGTGGCCGCCGGGCGATTCCTGATCTCGCTCTATTCCACCCGCGCGCGCAGCGACCAGCCCAAGGCGGCCTCCACCTTCGTGCTGCCGAAGACCGTCCGGGACGGCCTGCCGGCCGCCGGCCTCGTGGTCCTCTTCATGTATCCGCTGATGATCTATTCGGTCACCGGTGGCTCCGGTGCGCTGAAATGGATCGACAATTTCGGCATCCAGATCCTGATCTACATCATGCTGGCCTGGGGCCTGAACATCGTGGTCGGTCTCGCAGGCCTGCTCGACCTCGGCTATGTCGCCTTCTACGCGGTCGGCGCCTATGCCTATGCGCTGCTCGCCACCCAGGTGATCCCCGCGACCTTTCCCGTGCTCGGCCCCTGGGCCTTCTGGGTCTGCCTGCCGGTAGCGGGCATCCTCGCCGCCATGTGGGGCGTGCTGCTGGGCTTTCCGGTGCTCAGGTTGCGCGGCGACTATCTCGCGATCGTGACGCTCGCCTTCGGCGAGATCATCCGGCTCGTGCTGATCAACTGGAAGGAATTCTCCAACGGCTACGAGGGTATCTCGACCATCCCCCGGCCGACCTTCTTCGGCACGCCGTTCAACGCCTCCGATACCGGATTTGCCGCAGTCTGGGGGCTGGAATTCTCGCCGGTCTACCGGACGATGTTCCTCTATTACGTCATCGTCTGCCTGTCGCTGCTCACCGCCTGGGTGTCCATGAGGCTGCGACACCTGCCGGTCGGGCGCGCCTGGGAGGCGCTGCGCGAAGACGAGATCGCCTGCCGTTCGCTTGGCATCAACACGGTCAACACCAAGCTCACGGCCTTCGCCATCGGCGCCATGTTCGGCGGCTTCGCCGGCTCGTTCTTTGCCGCGCGTCAGGGCTTCATCTCGCCCGAGAGCTTCACCTTCATGGAATCGGCGACGATCCTTGCCATCGTGGTGCTGGGCGGCATGGGCTCGCTGCTGGGCACGGCCATCGCCGCCGTCGCCATGATCGGCGGCACCGAGCTCCTGCGCGAGCTCGACTGGATGAAGGCGATCTTCGGCAACGACTTCGATCCCGTGCAGTACCGCATGCTGATCTTCGGCTTCGCCATGGTGGCGATCATGATCTGGAAGCCGCGCGGCTTCGTTTCCACCCGCATGCCCACCGCCTTCCTGAAGACGCGGCGGCTCGTCTCCTCCGCCCACGTCAAGGAGGGCCATGGATGA
- a CDS encoding ABC transporter ATP-binding protein, giving the protein MSDPILTVEHLTMRFGGLVAVNDLSFEARRGEITAVIGPNGAGKTTVFNCITGFYKPSQGRITMRRKSGAEHLLERLPDFRIAAEAHVGRTFQNIRLFSGMTVLENLLVAQHNVLMKASGWSIGGILGLPGYGAAERHATEKAAYWLDKCGLTDRADDPAGDLSYGPQRALEIARAMCTEPELLCLDEPAAGLNPRESAVLNTLLRFIREEHGTSLLLIEHDMSVVMEISDHVVVLDYGTKISDGTPAEVREDPKVIAAYLGVDDDEVEKVEAEVGL; this is encoded by the coding sequence ATGAGCGATCCGATCCTCACCGTCGAACATCTGACCATGCGCTTCGGCGGCCTCGTCGCCGTCAACGACCTGTCGTTCGAAGCCCGGCGCGGGGAGATCACCGCGGTCATCGGCCCGAACGGCGCCGGCAAGACCACCGTGTTCAACTGCATCACCGGCTTCTACAAACCGAGCCAGGGTCGCATCACCATGCGCCGCAAGTCCGGCGCGGAGCATCTGCTGGAGCGCCTGCCCGACTTCCGCATCGCAGCCGAAGCCCATGTGGGGCGGACCTTCCAGAACATCCGGCTGTTCTCCGGCATGACGGTTCTGGAGAACCTCTTGGTCGCCCAGCACAATGTGCTGATGAAGGCCTCCGGCTGGTCGATCGGCGGCATTCTGGGCCTGCCCGGCTATGGAGCGGCCGAGCGCCACGCGACCGAGAAGGCCGCCTACTGGCTCGACAAATGCGGCCTCACCGACCGTGCCGACGATCCCGCCGGCGATCTCTCCTATGGACCCCAGCGCGCGCTGGAGATCGCGCGCGCCATGTGCACCGAACCGGAACTGCTCTGCCTGGACGAGCCCGCCGCCGGCCTCAACCCGCGCGAATCCGCAGTCCTCAACACCCTGCTGCGCTTCATCCGCGAGGAGCATGGCACCTCGCTGCTGCTGATCGAACACGACATGAGCGTGGTGATGGAGATTTCCGACCATGTGGTCGTGCTCGACTACGGCACCAAGATCTCCGACGGGACGCCGGCTGAAGTCCGCGAGGACCCCAAGGTGATCGCCGCCTATCTCGGCGTCGACGATGACGAGGTCGAGAAGGTGGAAGCGGAGGTCGGCCTGTGA
- a CDS encoding ABC transporter ATP-binding protein, whose amino-acid sequence MTELLTVRGVETFYGSIQALKGIDIDVQSGEIVTLIGANGAGKSTLMMTICGSPQARRGQIIYDGQDITRMPTHEIMRRGIAQSPEGRRIFARMSVFENLQMGAALTDQKHFADDLEKVFALFPRLKERRDQRGGTLSGGEQQMLAIARALMSRPKLLLLDEPSLGLAPLIVAGIFNAIRELNRVEGLTVFLVEQNAYHALKLAHRGYVLVNGTVTMQGTGKELLAREEVKAAYLEGGRH is encoded by the coding sequence GTGACCGAACTTCTGACCGTCCGCGGCGTCGAAACCTTCTACGGCTCGATCCAGGCCTTGAAGGGCATCGATATCGACGTCCAGTCCGGCGAGATCGTCACCCTGATCGGCGCCAATGGCGCCGGCAAGTCGACCCTCATGATGACCATTTGCGGCAGCCCGCAGGCCCGGCGCGGCCAGATCATCTATGACGGGCAGGACATCACGCGGATGCCGACCCACGAGATCATGCGGCGCGGCATTGCCCAGTCGCCCGAGGGCCGGCGCATCTTCGCCCGCATGTCGGTCTTCGAGAACCTGCAGATGGGCGCGGCCCTGACCGATCAGAAACATTTCGCCGACGACCTTGAGAAGGTCTTCGCGCTGTTTCCCCGGCTGAAGGAGCGGCGCGACCAGCGCGGCGGCACACTGTCGGGCGGCGAGCAGCAGATGCTGGCAATCGCCCGCGCGCTGATGTCGCGGCCGAAGCTCCTGCTGCTGGACGAGCCTTCGCTCGGCCTCGCACCGCTGATTGTCGCTGGCATCTTCAACGCCATTCGCGAGCTCAACCGGGTCGAGGGGCTCACCGTCTTCCTGGTCGAGCAGAACGCCTATCACGCGCTGAAGCTCGCCCATCGCGGCTATGTGCTGGTCAATGGCACCGTCACCATGCAGGGCACGGGCAAGGAATTGCTGGCGCGCGAGGAAGTGAAGGCAGCCTATCTCGAGGGAGGCCGGCACTGA
- a CDS encoding DUF6867 family protein — translation MRGILFEEPSPWFFVLVTLVIGGWLAFMTGKACAETWRDVPQTVVYVLVLGLAVRFVHFALFHGTLFSARFYIADTVLLMIIALAAWRATRTRMMTTQYWWLYQRTGPFSFAERPAPLSSPPGQS, via the coding sequence CTGCGCGGCATCCTGTTCGAGGAGCCCTCCCCCTGGTTCTTCGTGCTGGTGACCCTGGTCATCGGCGGCTGGCTGGCCTTCATGACCGGCAAGGCCTGCGCGGAGACCTGGCGCGATGTCCCGCAGACCGTGGTCTATGTCCTGGTCCTTGGCCTGGCTGTCCGCTTCGTCCATTTCGCCCTGTTTCACGGCACCCTGTTCTCGGCCCGCTTCTACATCGCCGACACGGTGCTGCTGATGATCATCGCGCTGGCCGCCTGGCGCGCCACGCGCACCCGCATGATGACCACACAATATTGGTGGCTCTACCAACGCACTGGCCCGTTCAGCTTCGCCGAGCGGCCGGCCCCGTTGTCCTCCCCTCCGGGACAATCCTGA